A portion of the Eubacterium maltosivorans genome contains these proteins:
- a CDS encoding RnfABCDGE type electron transport complex subunit G, with product MANKQKISIDWKNVIKLAVILFVITAIASLCLAMTNYVTSDVIDQRNEQANTEARQAVLPDADKFEAVDNIEAIAAAAAPNEASIIKEAYVGYKGSDLAGYTVKTAPSGYGGAVEVLTGIDKDGKITGITILSQSETPGLGAKSTEPAFQEQFKGKDAKKEIAVIKSGEASDNQITAITGATITSKAVTTGVNASEKVYEALAKEGGAQ from the coding sequence ATGGCTAATAAACAAAAAATATCCATCGACTGGAAAAACGTCATCAAGCTGGCTGTTATTCTCTTTGTCATCACGGCGATCGCATCTCTTTGCCTCGCAATGACGAATTACGTAACATCTGATGTTATAGACCAGCGCAATGAGCAGGCCAATACTGAGGCAAGACAGGCTGTTTTGCCGGATGCCGATAAATTTGAGGCCGTAGATAATATCGAAGCGATTGCGGCCGCTGCTGCCCCAAATGAAGCCAGTATTATTAAGGAAGCCTACGTTGGCTATAAGGGAAGCGACTTGGCGGGCTATACCGTCAAAACAGCTCCGAGCGGCTATGGCGGAGCGGTTGAAGTACTGACCGGTATCGATAAAGATGGCAAGATTACAGGCATTACGATCTTAAGCCAGAGTGAAACACCGGGGCTTGGCGCAAAATCTACTGAGCCGGCGTTCCAGGAACAGTTTAAAGGAAAAGACGCGAAAAAGGAGATCGCGGTTATTAAAAGCGGAGAAGCTTCAGACAATCAAATAACCGCCATTACCGGCGCGACAATCACTTCCAAAGCTGTTACAACAGGCGTCAACGCATCTGAAAAAGTCTACGAAGCGCTTGCGAAGGAAGGAGGCGCACAATAA
- a CDS encoding RnfABCDGE type electron transport complex subunit D, translating into MSKLDLTLTVSSSPHIRAKHNTSSIMQSVIVALLPALAVAGYVFGMRTFLIVALCVASCVVTEAVIQKLMKKPITVSDWSAVVTGLLLAFNLPITAPWWMCIIGSVFAIALVKQCFGGLGHNFMNPALAARAFLVASWPTHMTGTAYIPLADTFTTATPLGILKEGLDLTALPSNLDMFLGINGVYGSIGEISALALLIGGIYLIVRGVISWRIPAVYLATVAVLSLVFGQDPIFQLCSGGLMLGAFFMATDYVSSPSTPVGQIIFAFGCGLITMIIRMFGGYPEGVSYSILLMNVAAPLIERFTRPRIYGAPKKEKKNKEVEVNG; encoded by the coding sequence TTGAGTAAATTAGATTTAACACTGACTGTATCCTCATCACCACATATACGCGCAAAGCATAATACGTCCAGCATTATGCAGAGTGTTATCGTTGCGCTTTTACCGGCGCTCGCAGTTGCCGGATATGTATTTGGCATGAGAACCTTCCTGATCGTGGCGCTCTGTGTCGCCAGCTGTGTTGTGACGGAAGCAGTTATCCAAAAGCTGATGAAAAAGCCCATTACTGTCAGTGACTGGAGCGCCGTTGTTACGGGACTTCTGCTGGCCTTTAATCTGCCTATCACAGCACCGTGGTGGATGTGTATTATCGGTTCAGTTTTTGCCATCGCCCTGGTTAAGCAGTGCTTTGGCGGCCTTGGACATAACTTTATGAACCCGGCTTTGGCGGCCAGGGCTTTTCTGGTAGCGTCATGGCCAACCCACATGACAGGCACAGCCTATATCCCGCTGGCAGATACCTTTACGACGGCGACACCGCTGGGAATTTTAAAGGAGGGCCTGGATCTGACCGCGCTGCCCAGTAATCTGGATATGTTTCTTGGGATCAATGGCGTCTATGGCTCCATTGGGGAAATCTCCGCGTTGGCGCTGCTGATCGGGGGCATTTATCTGATTGTCCGCGGTGTTATCAGCTGGCGTATTCCGGCGGTTTATCTTGCGACAGTGGCGGTTTTATCGCTTGTATTTGGTCAGGACCCAATCTTTCAGCTTTGCTCTGGCGGTTTAATGCTGGGTGCCTTCTTCATGGCAACGGATTATGTCTCATCTCCGAGCACTCCGGTTGGACAGATTATCTTCGCCTTTGGCTGCGGCTTGATTACTATGATTATTCGAATGTTCGGCGGCTATCCTGAGGGGGTATCTTACTCTATCCTTCTGATGAATGTGGCGGCTCCGCTCATCGAACGGTTTACCCGTCCGCGTATTTACGGAGCACCGAAAAAGGAGAAAAAGAACAAAGAGGTGGAAGTGAATGGCTAA
- the rsxC gene encoding electron transport complex subunit RsxC: protein MELKEKQKTFRGGIHPPYRKKRTASVSVKVAAEPKVVTIPMSLHIGAPCTPVVKKGDMVYLGQKVGEANGFVSAPVHSSVSGTVIAVEERAHPNGEMIMSVVIESDGKNTVDPSIKPYGNFRKYEPKQIIDIIREAGIVGMGGATFPTHVKLSIPPDKKVDSVILNGAECEPYLTADHHLMLARPKRIVQGLRIAMRAVGVDKGYIGVESNKPNAIEKLRKAITEKDNIEVVVLETKYPQGAEKQLIKAVTDREVPSGGLPADAGVVVMNVGTACQIAITFETGLPLHKRLLTCTGNAVKNARTMEVKVGVPYQEVIDQCGGFAKKPYKVISGGPMMGVTLFSTDVPIMKGTSGILCLTKGAAYIPEPSNCIRCGKCAEACPIHLQPLYLAAYSEKERWEKCEEYHALDCIECGSCSFICPAKRTLVSSIRVAKRQITALKQKEKK from the coding sequence TTGGAATTAAAGGAAAAACAAAAAACGTTCCGGGGTGGAATCCATCCACCTTACAGGAAAAAGAGAACGGCATCCGTCTCGGTTAAAGTTGCAGCCGAACCTAAGGTTGTAACGATTCCAATGTCCCTTCATATCGGTGCGCCCTGTACACCGGTAGTGAAAAAGGGAGATATGGTTTACCTCGGCCAGAAAGTTGGAGAAGCAAACGGTTTTGTTTCAGCCCCTGTGCACTCAAGCGTATCCGGTACGGTTATCGCGGTTGAGGAGCGGGCGCATCCCAACGGGGAGATGATCATGTCTGTGGTCATTGAATCTGACGGTAAAAACACGGTTGACCCTTCGATCAAGCCCTACGGCAATTTCAGAAAGTATGAGCCTAAGCAGATTATTGACATTATCCGCGAAGCCGGAATTGTCGGTATGGGGGGCGCTACCTTTCCAACGCATGTTAAGCTGAGCATTCCACCGGATAAAAAGGTGGACAGCGTGATTTTAAACGGCGCGGAATGTGAACCTTACCTGACTGCTGACCATCATCTGATGCTGGCCCGGCCGAAGCGTATTGTCCAGGGGCTGAGAATCGCCATGCGGGCAGTCGGGGTCGACAAGGGCTATATTGGCGTGGAGAGCAATAAGCCAAACGCCATTGAAAAACTTAGAAAGGCCATCACTGAGAAGGATAATATCGAGGTAGTGGTTTTAGAAACAAAGTATCCGCAGGGAGCAGAAAAACAGCTGATTAAGGCGGTTACTGACCGCGAGGTGCCATCCGGCGGCCTGCCGGCCGACGCAGGGGTCGTGGTGATGAATGTAGGCACAGCCTGTCAGATTGCCATCACGTTTGAAACCGGTTTACCTCTGCATAAACGGCTGCTGACCTGTACAGGCAACGCAGTAAAAAATGCAAGGACAATGGAGGTTAAGGTGGGCGTGCCATATCAGGAGGTTATTGACCAGTGCGGCGGATTTGCAAAGAAACCATACAAGGTTATCTCCGGTGGCCCGATGATGGGAGTAACCCTGTTCAGTACCGATGTCCCAATAATGAAGGGAACATCAGGAATCCTGTGCCTGACAAAGGGCGCGGCCTATATCCCCGAGCCTTCTAACTGTATCCGCTGTGGAAAATGCGCGGAGGCATGCCCGATTCATTTGCAGCCTCTTTACCTGGCCGCCTACTCAGAAAAGGAACGCTGGGAAAAGTGCGAGGAATACCATGCTCTCGACTGCATCGAATGCGGCAGCTGCTCATTTATCTGTCCTGCCAAGCGGACGCTGGTTTCATCGATTCGTGTGGCAAAACGTCAGATAACAGCATTAAAACAGAAAGAAAAGAAATAG
- a CDS encoding aminopeptidase: MSKDKESKAKELQKSLTKKFELAWHALENDEKTMVDDFCESYKEYLTVSKTERLCAAYTVLLAEEKGFKPLEYYQAKGKVVAGDKIYVVFRKKTVLLFVVGEEALENGMSIIGAHIDAPRLDLKPAPLYEESDMAYFKTHYYGGIKKYQWVTMPLALHGTVVKKDGEVINISLGEKDEEPVFCITDLLPHLSQEQNQKKMAEGIKGEGLNLIIGSIPYSDKDIGDAVKLNILKQLNDTYGIIEEDFASAELEVVPAGAARDVGFDRSFVGSYGQDDRVCAFTATMAILNQDDEKPPKRTLCTILADKEEIGSYGSTGMQSNFFENEMAELIDLTEDHKPELTLRRCLKNSEFLSADVTAAYDPNFSGTHDLYNAPFAGKGLVISKYGGSRGKSGSNDAHAEFLGKLRECFNAADVTWQMGELGRVDLGGGGTIAYMLAEYGMDVVDCGPALLSMHSPFELCSKADVYMTYKGYKAFFDHC; encoded by the coding sequence ATGAGCAAAGATAAAGAAAGTAAAGCAAAAGAACTCCAGAAATCCCTGACTAAAAAGTTTGAACTGGCGTGGCACGCGCTGGAAAACGATGAAAAGACAATGGTCGATGATTTTTGTGAAAGCTATAAAGAGTATCTGACCGTTTCAAAAACCGAGCGTTTGTGCGCGGCTTATACCGTTCTTCTGGCAGAAGAAAAAGGTTTTAAACCTCTGGAATACTACCAGGCTAAGGGTAAGGTCGTAGCTGGAGACAAAATTTATGTTGTTTTCAGAAAGAAAACCGTTCTGTTGTTTGTTGTGGGCGAGGAGGCCCTGGAAAACGGCATGTCGATTATTGGCGCCCACATTGATGCGCCAAGACTCGATTTAAAGCCGGCTCCTCTGTATGAAGAATCCGATATGGCTTATTTTAAAACTCACTACTATGGCGGAATTAAAAAGTATCAGTGGGTGACTATGCCGTTGGCCCTTCATGGCACAGTTGTCAAAAAAGATGGTGAAGTTATTAATATTTCATTGGGGGAAAAGGATGAAGAGCCTGTTTTCTGTATTACCGATTTGCTGCCTCACCTCTCACAGGAACAGAATCAGAAAAAAATGGCAGAAGGGATCAAGGGCGAGGGCCTGAATCTTATTATCGGCAGCATTCCATATTCGGATAAGGATATAGGCGATGCCGTAAAACTGAATATCCTCAAGCAGCTCAATGACACCTATGGCATTATCGAAGAGGACTTTGCCAGCGCAGAACTGGAGGTTGTACCTGCCGGCGCTGCCAGAGATGTGGGCTTTGACCGCAGCTTTGTGGGAAGCTATGGACAGGACGATCGTGTATGCGCCTTTACAGCGACAATGGCAATCTTAAACCAGGATGATGAGAAACCGCCTAAACGCACATTGTGCACGATTCTGGCCGACAAGGAAGAAATCGGCAGCTATGGCAGTACGGGCATGCAGTCGAATTTCTTTGAAAATGAAATGGCAGAGCTTATCGATCTGACAGAGGATCATAAGCCTGAGCTGACCTTAAGGCGCTGTCTTAAAAATTCGGAGTTTTTATCCGCAGATGTTACGGCAGCCTATGATCCGAATTTTTCAGGAACACATGATCTGTACAACGCGCCTTTTGCGGGCAAAGGACTGGTCATTTCAAAATATGGCGGCTCCAGAGGGAAGTCCGGCTCTAATGACGCGCACGCTGAGTTTTTAGGAAAACTGCGCGAGTGTTTTAACGCAGCAGATGTCACCTGGCAAATGGGCGAGCTTGGCCGTGTGGATCTTGGCGGCGGCGGCACCATCGCTTATATGCTGGCAGAATATGGCATGGATGTGGTGGACTGCGGTCCGGCATTGCTGAGTATGCACTCTCCCTTTGAGCTTTGTTCAAAAGCGGATGTTTATATGACCTATAAAGGTTATAAAGCATTCTTCGACCATTGCTGA
- a CDS encoding MBL fold metallo-hydrolase — MKTEKLIVLGTGNAMVTECYNTCFAIKSGKEYFMVDAGGGNGILRQLKKASINPAHIHHLFITHGHTDHVLGVVWLIRQIASMMLDQKYKGTLKIYCHDELIKTVVTICDLTLQKKLTALFGSRILLIPVQDGQTEKILDYYITFFDIHSTKLKQFGFTTMLKNTKKLTCLGDEPFNPICKRYVLDTDWLLSEAFCLYSERDIFDPYKKHHSTVREACELAEEMKIANLVLWHTEEKNLQNRKKRYKAEGKKYFKGKIYVPDDLDIIKLK, encoded by the coding sequence ATGAAAACAGAAAAACTGATTGTCCTCGGCACTGGAAACGCCATGGTGACCGAATGTTATAATACCTGCTTTGCGATTAAAAGTGGAAAAGAATATTTTATGGTAGACGCAGGAGGTGGAAATGGCATCCTCAGGCAGTTGAAAAAAGCATCAATCAACCCCGCGCATATTCATCATCTTTTCATCACGCACGGCCATACCGACCATGTGCTTGGCGTGGTCTGGCTCATACGGCAGATCGCCTCGATGATGCTGGATCAAAAATACAAGGGCACCCTCAAAATTTACTGCCATGACGAGCTCATTAAAACTGTGGTGACCATCTGTGATCTGACTCTGCAGAAAAAGCTCACAGCCCTCTTTGGCAGCCGTATCCTTCTGATCCCTGTTCAGGACGGGCAGACCGAAAAAATCCTTGATTATTATATCACCTTTTTTGATATTCACTCCACCAAGCTTAAACAGTTCGGTTTTACCACCATGCTGAAAAACACAAAAAAGCTGACCTGTCTTGGCGATGAGCCCTTTAATCCTATCTGTAAAAGATATGTTCTGGATACAGACTGGCTGCTCAGTGAGGCTTTCTGCCTTTACAGTGAACGGGATATTTTTGACCCATATAAAAAACACCACAGTACGGTCCGGGAGGCCTGTGAGCTGGCCGAGGAGATGAAAATTGCCAATCTGGTTCTCTGGCATACCGAGGAAAAAAACTTGCAAAACCGAAAGAAACGGTATAAGGCCGAGGGAAAGAAATATTTTAAGGGCAAAATCTACGTTCCGGACGATCTGGACATTATTAAATTAAAATAA
- a CDS encoding class I SAM-dependent methyltransferase produces MSPDYEESYTEEDKTHIAEMNEKLAVEYEDAQRKERMSVTEAGNPRKPQGEAGKMMIERMNESHAEMTAWALDKLDLKPEDKVLDVGCGGGAALKRLSGRIDGGKLYGIDYSEVSVEASKELNKADIESGKMEIHQGSVSKMPFVDNLFDAIITVESYYFWPDLEEDMREVFRVLKEGGTFMLIAEMYLNDDLDEHHIEMAKKFELRNLSVDEFKALFEKVGYKETKIHLKDGKYWICVEGKK; encoded by the coding sequence ATGAGCCCGGATTATGAAGAAAGCTATACGGAGGAAGATAAGACACATATTGCAGAAATGAATGAAAAACTGGCGGTCGAATATGAGGACGCTCAGCGCAAGGAAAGAATGTCTGTTACTGAAGCGGGCAACCCAAGAAAGCCCCAGGGTGAAGCGGGCAAAATGATGATTGAGCGCATGAATGAAAGCCATGCAGAGATGACGGCCTGGGCGCTCGATAAACTGGATTTAAAACCAGAAGATAAAGTGCTGGACGTTGGCTGCGGCGGCGGAGCTGCTCTGAAACGCCTCTCTGGCCGTATTGACGGCGGAAAGCTTTACGGTATCGACTATTCCGAAGTATCCGTTGAGGCCTCGAAGGAACTGAACAAGGCGGATATTGAAAGCGGAAAAATGGAAATTCATCAGGGCTCTGTGTCTAAAATGCCCTTTGTGGACAATCTATTTGACGCCATCATTACAGTAGAAAGCTACTATTTCTGGCCAGATCTTGAGGAAGATATGCGTGAGGTGTTCCGTGTCCTAAAAGAGGGCGGTACCTTTATGCTCATTGCGGAAATGTATTTAAATGACGATCTGGATGAGCACCACATCGAAATGGCCAAGAAATTTGAACTGCGCAACCTGAGCGTCGACGAGTTTAAGGCACTCTTTGAGAAGGTCGGTTATAAAGAAACAAAGATCCATTTAAAGGATGGAAAATACTGGATTTGCGTAGAAGGCAAAAAATAA
- a CDS encoding aminotransferase class I/II-fold pyridoxal phosphate-dependent enzyme, with protein MENIKNAYLKEEFNISEDVICFVDAVEAAIKTRLAELDEKAEYHQYKVIKAMQRANLSDRHFHPATGYGYDDVGREVVETIYADIFGAEDALVRPHISSGTHAISLCLYGVLRPGDELLSITGSPYDTLRTVIGIEDADVGNGTLKDFGVNYNQIELTEDGKIDEEKVLSSIHENTKMIYMQRSTGYSWRKALKISDMAEIITKVKAAKPDVVVFVDNCYGEFLDYKEPVAVGADLMAGSLIKNPGGGLAPTGGYVAGKEKYVYMAACRLAAPGVAKETGATLDINRTLLQGLFQAPTVVAQAIKTAVLMAAVYDKLGFGVCPGVEDYRSDIIQSIKLCTPEAVKVFCRAVQEAAPVDSFVTPEPWDMPGYNCPIIMAAGAFIQGSSIELSADAPMREPYIAYFQGGLTHYHGKLGLLLTLQRLKEAGIIEKLQED; from the coding sequence ATGGAAAACATTAAAAACGCTTATTTAAAAGAAGAATTTAATATTTCAGAGGATGTTATCTGTTTTGTCGATGCAGTGGAGGCTGCAATAAAGACTCGCCTGGCAGAGCTGGACGAAAAGGCAGAGTATCATCAGTATAAGGTCATCAAGGCTATGCAGCGCGCAAACCTAAGCGACCGTCATTTCCATCCCGCTACGGGCTATGGCTATGACGATGTAGGCCGTGAAGTAGTGGAAACCATTTATGCCGATATCTTTGGTGCAGAGGATGCTCTGGTAAGGCCTCATATTTCATCGGGGACCCACGCCATTTCGCTCTGCCTTTATGGGGTTCTGAGACCCGGTGACGAGCTTTTATCCATTACGGGCAGCCCCTATGATACCCTGCGGACCGTTATTGGCATTGAGGATGCGGACGTTGGTAATGGTACCCTTAAGGATTTTGGGGTAAATTACAATCAGATTGAGCTGACAGAGGATGGAAAAATTGACGAGGAAAAGGTTCTGTCCAGCATCCATGAGAATACAAAAATGATCTATATGCAGCGCTCTACCGGATACAGCTGGCGTAAGGCGCTTAAAATTTCAGATATGGCGGAAATCATCACGAAAGTAAAGGCAGCCAAGCCTGATGTGGTGGTATTTGTGGATAACTGTTACGGTGAATTCCTCGATTATAAAGAGCCGGTGGCAGTGGGCGCAGATCTTATGGCCGGATCGCTTATCAAAAATCCAGGCGGCGGCCTGGCTCCAACTGGCGGTTACGTTGCGGGAAAAGAAAAATATGTCTATATGGCAGCCTGCCGTCTGGCAGCGCCGGGTGTTGCCAAGGAAACCGGCGCCACGCTGGATATTAACCGTACACTACTCCAGGGCCTGTTTCAGGCTCCGACAGTGGTCGCGCAGGCCATAAAAACCGCTGTACTTATGGCAGCGGTCTATGATAAGCTTGGTTTTGGGGTCTGCCCTGGTGTGGAGGATTACCGCAGCGATATTATACAGAGTATTAAGCTCTGTACCCCCGAGGCGGTTAAGGTATTTTGCCGCGCGGTCCAGGAGGCAGCGCCGGTGGACTCCTTTGTGACACCGGAGCCCTGGGATATGCCGGGCTATAACTGTCCGATTATCATGGCCGCAGGCGCTTTTATTCAGGGATCGTCCATTGAGCTCAGCGCTGACGCACCCATGCGTGAACCATACATCGCTTATTTTCAGGGCGGGCTTACCCATTATCATGGAAAGCTCGGTCTGCTGCTTACCCTGCAGCGCTTAAAGGAAGCGGGGATTATTGAAAAATTACAGGAGGACTAA
- a CDS encoding ABC transporter ATP-binding protein, which translates to MEETRQVSTGYLIKRFAPYFKKYRFVLVLDLFCAALTTICELVLPLIVRFITDKGMNDMASLSVKLILYVGLFYLILRLIDAAANYFMANIGHVMGAKIETDMRRDLFEHLQKLSFSYYSNTKVGQIMARITSDLFDVTEFAHHCPEEFFIAALKITVSFIILANVNVTLTLIIFAVIPIMLLCSIWFNKRMRRAFKMGRVVTGDINAQVEDSLLGVRVVKSFANEAIEEEKFNEGNAGFLNIKKMMYRYMAGFQTMTRLFDGIMYIVVVVAGSLFMIGGKITPGDLMAYLLYVTTLLTSIRRVVEFTEQFQRGMTGIERFIEIMDEPLEIVDTPGAKKLKNVKGDIRFDHVGFMYSDDHTEVLSNIDLHVEPGKNIALIGPSGSGKSTLCNLIPRFYDVTSGRILIDGQDIKDLTLHSLRSEIGMVQQEVYLFAGSVFENIAYGLPGADREAVETAARQAGAHDFIMGLPEGYDTYVGERGVKLSGGQKQRISIARVFLKNPPVLILDEATSALDNESERIVQQSLEKLTVGRTTFTIAHRLTTIRNADIILVLTEDGIVEQGTHRELMAKGGIYHDLYQLYTEDRDLNEEF; encoded by the coding sequence ATGGAAGAGACAAGACAAGTAAGCACTGGTTACCTGATCAAAAGGTTTGCACCCTATTTTAAGAAGTACCGCTTCGTGCTGGTGCTGGATCTTTTCTGCGCAGCGCTGACGACGATCTGTGAGCTGGTACTGCCATTGATCGTGCGCTTTATTACAGACAAGGGTATGAACGATATGGCCAGCCTGTCCGTAAAGCTTATTCTTTATGTGGGGCTTTTTTATCTGATTTTGAGGCTGATCGACGCGGCTGCCAACTATTTTATGGCAAATATTGGACATGTGATGGGCGCGAAGATCGAGACAGACATGCGGCGGGATTTGTTTGAGCATCTTCAGAAGCTTTCCTTTTCCTATTACAGCAATACAAAAGTAGGCCAGATTATGGCCAGGATTACCAGCGATTTATTTGACGTAACAGAGTTTGCCCACCACTGTCCCGAAGAATTTTTTATCGCCGCCCTCAAAATTACTGTGTCTTTCATCATTTTAGCCAATGTGAACGTGACACTGACCCTGATTATCTTTGCGGTAATCCCCATTATGCTGTTGTGTTCCATCTGGTTTAACAAGCGGATGCGCCGGGCTTTTAAAATGGGCCGTGTGGTGACCGGGGATATCAACGCGCAGGTAGAGGACAGTCTGCTGGGGGTGCGGGTCGTTAAATCCTTTGCCAATGAAGCCATTGAAGAGGAAAAGTTTAACGAAGGCAACGCGGGATTTCTGAATATTAAAAAGATGATGTACCGCTATATGGCGGGCTTCCAGACCATGACCCGTCTGTTTGACGGGATCATGTATATCGTGGTGGTAGTGGCCGGCTCGTTGTTTATGATCGGCGGAAAGATCACGCCAGGGGACCTGATGGCTTATCTGCTCTACGTCACAACGCTGCTCACCTCGATCCGCCGGGTCGTTGAGTTTACCGAGCAGTTCCAGCGGGGTATGACGGGAATCGAGCGCTTTATCGAGATTATGGACGAGCCCTTGGAAATTGTGGATACGCCGGGCGCCAAAAAACTGAAAAATGTTAAAGGCGATATCCGGTTTGATCATGTGGGCTTTATGTATTCCGATGATCATACCGAGGTGCTGTCAAACATTGACCTGCATGTGGAGCCCGGAAAGAACATTGCTCTGATCGGACCCTCTGGAAGCGGCAAAAGCACGCTTTGCAACTTGATTCCACGTTTTTATGATGTGACCTCTGGCCGGATTCTCATTGACGGGCAGGATATTAAAGATTTAACCCTGCATTCACTTCGCTCTGAAATCGGCATGGTGCAGCAGGAGGTTTATCTTTTTGCGGGATCGGTATTTGAGAATATTGCCTACGGACTGCCCGGGGCCGACAGAGAAGCGGTTGAGACCGCAGCGAGACAGGCGGGTGCCCACGATTTTATCATGGGCCTGCCTGAGGGCTATGATACCTACGTTGGCGAGCGCGGCGTTAAGCTTTCCGGCGGTCAGAAGCAGCGCATCAGTATCGCGCGGGTATTTTTGAAAAATCCGCCAGTTCTGATTCTTGATGAGGCCACCTCAGCGCTGGACAATGAAAGCGAGCGGATTGTTCAGCAATCCCTCGAGAAACTGACGGTGGGCCGGACAACCTTTACCATAGCCCACCGCCTGACCACCATCCGTAATGCGGATATTATATTGGTGCTCACTGAAGACGGCATTGTGGAGCAGGGAACCCACAGGGAGCTGATGGCAAAGGGCGGCATTTATCACGACCTTTATCAGCTTTATACGGAAGACCGCGATCTCAACGAAGAATTTTAA
- a CDS encoding demethoxyubiquinone hydroxylase family protein produces MPAFGDPFAGNVERKMTKKELAQAIRLDLAGELEAIYLYDAHVQATDNVVAKKVLADIRDEEKAHIGELTTLMRYLDPEEAKLFEDGAEEVHEMMEDLGIPTGSSDAQSPEGATIGSLIE; encoded by the coding sequence ATGCCAGCATTTGGAGATCCGTTTGCAGGAAACGTAGAAAGAAAAATGACCAAGAAGGAATTGGCACAGGCCATCCGTCTTGATCTCGCAGGAGAACTGGAAGCCATTTATTTATATGACGCTCATGTACAGGCAACTGATAATGTCGTTGCCAAAAAGGTACTGGCCGATATTCGCGATGAAGAAAAAGCCCACATTGGAGAATTAACCACTCTGATGCGTTACTTAGATCCTGAAGAAGCAAAACTTTTTGAAGATGGTGCAGAAGAAGTACACGAAATGATGGAGGATTTAGGCATCCCAACCGGAAGCAGTGATGCACAATCCCCTGAAGGTGCTACCATCGGCAGTCTCATTGAGTAG
- a CDS encoding family 1 encapsulin nanocompartment shell protein, with protein MDYLARTTAPFGDDLWEQIDNTVVEAAKKCIVGRRFLPLYGPLGAGIQGVNVDAQTKEEEFEDDFVRTTGRKFVELPQLYADFMILWRDLEASQRMGTPIDLSAVARAAQALAKAEDKMIFFGNKALGLEGLLNAQGITTMKREDWGTGENAFSNIAAAASLLDEKGIIGRYSLAMGPDLYYQLQRIQPGTGMMEIDRIRELLGGRVFKSNTLAGKALLVCSEAQYMDLAVGQDMAASYLELVDLNHHFRILETVALRVKNGEAIVVFE; from the coding sequence ATGGATTATTTAGCAAGAACAACTGCTCCCTTCGGAGATGACCTTTGGGAACAGATTGACAATACCGTAGTGGAAGCCGCCAAGAAATGCATTGTCGGCCGCCGCTTTTTACCGCTCTACGGCCCTCTGGGCGCCGGAATACAGGGCGTTAATGTTGATGCCCAGACAAAAGAAGAAGAATTTGAAGATGACTTCGTGCGTACTACCGGCAGAAAATTTGTGGAGCTGCCACAGCTTTACGCCGATTTTATGATTTTATGGCGCGATCTGGAAGCCAGCCAGAGAATGGGTACCCCCATCGATCTGTCTGCTGTTGCCAGAGCCGCACAGGCTTTAGCAAAAGCTGAAGATAAAATGATCTTCTTTGGCAACAAAGCCTTAGGCCTCGAAGGTCTTTTAAACGCTCAGGGTATTACCACCATGAAACGTGAAGACTGGGGCACCGGCGAAAACGCCTTTTCAAATATTGCTGCCGCTGCCTCCCTTTTAGACGAAAAGGGCATCATCGGCCGTTATTCTCTGGCTATGGGTCCTGATTTATACTACCAGTTGCAGCGCATCCAGCCAGGCACCGGAATGATGGAAATCGATCGTATCCGCGAGCTTTTAGGCGGCCGTGTATTTAAGAGCAATACACTGGCAGGCAAAGCCCTTCTGGTCTGCTCCGAAGCACAGTATATGGATCTGGCCGTTGGTCAGGATATGGCTGCTTCCTATCTCGAGCTGGTTGATTTGAATCATCATTTCAGAATTCTCGAAACCGTTGCACTTCGCGTTAAAAACGGAGAAGCCATCGTCGTGTTCGAATAA